The following nucleotide sequence is from Pseudomonadales bacterium.
CGTCCACGATCACGCGTTCACCCGCGTTCAGACCATCGCGCACCAGCCACTGGCTGCCGGCGGCGCGCGCGACATCGACAGGCCGGACCTCGACCTGGTCGTTGTCATTCAGGATCATCACGCTGGCCTTGCCCGTGTGGTCGCGGCTGACCGCCTGCTGCGGCACCAGCACGGCGTGTTCCGTGACACCCTCCTGCACCCGCGCACGCACGAACATACCGGGCAGCAGTTGCTGTTCCGGGTTGGGGAACAGGGCGCGCAGGGTGACGGAGCCGGTGCTTTCGTCCACGGTCACCTCGGAGAATTCCAGCGTGCCCTTGTGTACATAGGTACTGCCGTCTTCGAGTATCAGTTCCACCTGCGCCGACAGTTCATCCGGTCGCTGAACCTCGCCCTTGCCGAGGGCCCGCTTCAGGCGCAGCAGTTCGGCGCTGGACTGGGTGACGTCCACGTAGATGGGATCGAGCTGCCGAACCGCCGCCAGCGCGGTTGCCTGGTTCGCTATCACCAGCGCGCCCTGCGTGACCGTGGAACGCCCGATACGCCCGTCGATCGGCGCGGTGACGCGCGTGTAGCCGAGATTGATGCGTGCGGTTTCCAGGGCCGCCTTGTCCATCGCCACCGTGGCCTGCGCCTGTTTCAGCGCCGCGACGGCATCGTCATTGGCTTCCTGGCTCACCGCCTTGACCTTCACCAGTTCCGCGTAACGCTTTGCCTTGAGACGGGCCGTGGTCAGCGCCGCCTCGTCGCGCGCCAGCGTCGCCGCGGCGCTGTCGTAGGCGGCCTGGTAAGTCGCCGGGTCGATCTGATAGAGCACCTGCCCCGCCTCGACATCGCCGCCCTCCCGGAACGGGCGCTCGAGAATGATGCCGGTGACCTGCGGACGCACCTCGGCAATGAGGTAAGGCGCGGTGCGGCCCGCCAGTTCCGAACTGACGGCCAGGGACTGCGGCGCGACCTCGTGGACACCCACCGTCGGTGCCGGTGCCGCCGCCTGCTGGCCAGTGCCAGCCGGTTCGGAGGAATTCGATACGCCCCAGGCAGACAGCAGCGACGCCAGCAGCAGGACACTCAGCATGCCGGCAATGCCCGGGTTTCGGAATATCTGAAAAAGTGTGGTGGTCTGTTTCATGCAATCCGGCCCATTTATCT
It contains:
- a CDS encoding efflux RND transporter periplasmic adaptor subunit, producing MLSVLLLASLLSAWGVSNSSEPAGTGQQAAAPAPTVGVHEVAPQSLAVSSELAGRTAPYLIAEVRPQVTGIILERPFREGGDVEAGQVLYQIDPATYQAAYDSAAATLARDEAALTTARLKAKRYAELVKVKAVSQEANDDAVAALKQAQATVAMDKAALETARINLGYTRVTAPIDGRIGRSTVTQGALVIANQATALAAVRQLDPIYVDVTQSSAELLRLKRALGKGEVQRPDELSAQVELILEDGSTYVHKGTLEFSEVTVDESTGSVTLRALFPNPEQQLLPGMFVRARVQEGVTEHAVLVPQQAVSRDHTGKASVMILNDNDQVEVRPVDVARAAGSQWLVRDGLNAGERVIVDGLQKVRPGDRATAVLVTASSNDEPGAGAVN